From the genome of Nicotiana sylvestris chromosome 2, ASM39365v2, whole genome shotgun sequence, one region includes:
- the LOC104222316 gene encoding pectinesterase-like: MYNQRRKSSFLLTLLAIIFLIFFYLPKSLQTQNIQLEIAHSHCQDTLYPQLCISTLSLIPNLHQKTIPEIISSTVNATIDEVKGSTENCTKILHKMSKLDPIEKRALDDCIELLGDSTISELNTTLYDLSTKNHNSPYKHYNDLQTLLSAAMTNQDTCLSGFDDSKHNLRHYVEHNLHTIEQHVSNSLAMLKKLKPESAPGSSISSSSNSKEVFPEYGAMKNGYPKWLKKKDRTLLQAPINQIKFDLVVAKDGSGNFRTINEALSAAPTSSSTRFVIYIKAGTYSEYIDVERKKSMIMFVGDGIGKTQIKGNRNVVDGWTTFRSATVAVVGNGFIARGITFENFAGPSKHQAVALRSGSDLSAFYQCSFVAYQDTLYVHSLRQFYRECDVYGTVDFIFGNAAVVFQNCNLYARKPNPNQKNIFTAQGREDPNQNTGISILNCKVEAASDLVPVLSSFKNYLGRPWKQYSRTVFLLSNIGSLIDPAGWLEWDGNFALNTLYYGEYLNKGPGSNTNARVKWPGYRVINSSAEASQFNVGNFLQGSQWLPATGFPFFLGLTSSS, encoded by the exons ATGTATAACCAAAGAAGAAAATCTTCATTTCTTCTTACTCTCTTAGCCATTATCTTTCTCATATTCTTCTATCTCCCAAAATCATTACAAACTCAAAATATTCAATTGGAAATAGCCCATTCTCATTGCCAAGACACACTTTACCCTCAACTTTGCATTTCCACTCTCTCATTAATCCCAAATCTTCACCAAAAAACAATCCCAGAAATTATTTCTTCTACTGTAAATGCTACAATAGATGAAGTCAAAGGCTCTACTGAAAATTGCACTAAAATACTTCACAAAATGTCCAAATTGGACCCTATTGAGAAAAGAGCTTTAGATGATTGTATTGAACTTTTGGGTGATAGTACTATTTCTGAGCTTAATACTACTCTTTATGATCTTTCTACCAAAAATCATAATTCCCCTTATAAACATTACAATGATTTACAAACATTACTTAGTGCTGCAATGACAAATCAAGATACTTGTCTTAGTGGATTTGATGATAGTAAACACAATTTGAGACATTATGTTGAGCATAATTTGCATACTATAGAACAACATGTGAGTAACTCTCTTGCCATGCTCAAGAAGTTGAAGCCAGAGTCGGCTCCAGG GTCATCAATTTCGTCATCATCAAATTCGAAGGAAGTGTTTCCCGAATATGGAGCTATGAAAAATGGATATCCAAAATGGTTGAAAAAAAAGGATAGGACACTTTTACAAGCTCCAATAAACCAAATTAAATTCGATTTGGTTGTGGCTAAAGATGGTAGTGGAAATTTTCGTACAATTAACGAAGCGTTAAGTGCAGCTCCAACTTCAAGTAGTACAAGATTTGTGATTTATATTAAGGCTGGAACTTATTCTGAGTACATTGATGTTGAAAGGAAGAAAAGTATGATAATGTTCGTCGGAGATGGGATCGGAAAAACGCAGATAAAGGGTAATCGGAACGTCGTCGACGGGTGGACTACTTTCCGATCAGCCACCGTTG CGGTGGTGGGAAATGGATTCATAGCAAGGGGCATAACATTTGAAAATTTTGCGGGACCAAGCAAGCACCAAGCAGTGGCGCTAAGGAGTGGCTCTGATCTTTCGGCATTTTACCAATGCAGCTTTGTTGCATATCAAGACACTCTCTACGTCCATTCCCTTCGCCAATTCTATCGCGAATGCGACGTCTATGGAACTGTGGACTTCATTTTTG GTAATGCGGCTGTTGTTTTTCAGAACTGCAACTTATATGCTCGTAAACCAAACCCCAACCAAAAGAACATTTTCACAGCACAAGGAAGAGAGGATCCAAATCAAAATACTGGAATTTCAATCTTGAATTGTAAAGTGGAAGCTGCTTCAGATTTAGTTCCTGTACTATCATCCTTCAAAAATTACCTTGGACGTCCCTGGAAACAATATTCAAGAACAGTTTTTCTACTATCAAATATTGGCAGTTTAATTGATCCTGCTGGTTGGTTAGAATGGGATGGTAATTTTGCATTGAATACACTTTATTATGGAGAGTATTTGAACAAAGGACCAGGTTCAAATACTAATGCTAGAGTAAAATGGCCTGGTTATAGAGTTATTAATAGCTCAGCTGAAGCAAGTCAATTCAATGTTGGGAATTTCCTACAGGGAAGTCAATGGTTACCGGCTACCGGTTTCCCGTTTTTCCTCGGTTTAACTTCCTCGTCCTGA
- the LOC104222317 gene encoding exopolygalacturonase clone GBGE184, which translates to MAIPKELLVLLLGIAILSKVAECASFGSRRGLVETVFDVTRFGARPNTPADSTRGLMMAWRSACQSPGPAKVVIPPGTFTTGEIIFQGPCTSPRPITIEIQGTLLSNTDMSLYTRSAWISIEHVDGIVITGGGTLNGQGKSCWQFADKSGSTPPLPSSLVFQTVRSSSIKNLNFVDAKGVHLKITDSSDISVSNVKITAPGDSPNTDGLHISETINVNVTDSTIRTGDDCISIGDGNSNVYISNINCGPGHGISIGSLGKRLDETDVKGVTVRNCTFRGTTNGARIKTYMGSPSLQVSGVIYEDIILDNVKNPIVIDQHYHSKNRNEPSRVKLVDIHFKNIRGTTTSKIPVALNCSEALPCEGIELVDIDLVPVGSIGPLLPATCQNAKTILNGKNNPPAC; encoded by the exons ATGGCTATTCCAAAAGAATTATTGGTTTTACTTTTGGGTATAGCCATTTTGTCAAAAGTTGCTGAATGTGCATCTTTTGGTTCACGTCGTGGCCTTGTAGAGACAGTTTTTGATGTTACAAGGTTTGGAGCTAGACCAAATACCCCTGCAGATAGCACTAGG GGACTTATGATGGCATGGAGATCAGCTTGCCAATCACCAGGACCAGCCAAAGTTGTTATTCCTCCAGGAACATTTACTACAGGAGAAATTATATTTCAAGGACCATGCACAAGTCCTAGGCCAATAACTATTGAAATTCAAGGAACTTTGTTGTCAAATACTGACATGAGTTTGTACACAAGATCAGCTTGGATTTCTATCGAACATGTTGATGGTATTGTTATTACTGGTGGAGGAACTCTCAATGGACAAGGAAAATCCTGTTGGCAATTTGCTGATAAATCTGGAAGTACTCCTCCTCTCCCCTCA TCTCTTGTATTTCAGACAGTGCGAAGTTCTTCGATCAAGAACCTAAATTTTGTAGATGCTAAAGGTGTCCACTTGAAAATCACTGATAGCAGTGATATATCAGTTTCAAATGTCAAAATTACAGCTCCAGGAGATAGTCCAAACACTGATGGTCTTCATATTAGTGAAACAATTAATGTCAATGTCACTGATAGCACCATTAGAACAG GTGACGATTGCATTAGTATTGGAGATGGCAATTCTAATGTTTATATCTCTAACATAAATTGTGGCCCAGGACATGGTATAAG TATTGGCAGCCTTGGGAAAAGATTAGATGAAACAGATGTTAAAGGAGTTACAGTAAGAAATTGTACATTCCGTGGTACAACAAATGGTGCAAGAATCAAAACTTATATGGGTTCACCTTCACTACAAGTTTCTGGTGTTATTTATGAAGATATAATCCTGGATAATGTTAAAAATCCAATCGTTATTGATCAACACTATCATTCCAAGAACAGGAATGAG CCATCTAGAGTGAAACTGGTGGATATTCACTTCAAGAACATAAGGggaacaacaacttcaaaaattccaGTGGCACTCAATTGCAGTGAAGCACTTCCATGTGAAGGAATTGAATTGGTTGACATTGATCTAGTTCCAGTTGGTTCAATTGGACCTCTTTTGCCTGCAACTTGTCAAAATGCCAAAACAATATTGAATGGGAAAAATAACCCACCAGCATGCTAA